A single window of Cytobacillus dafuensis DNA harbors:
- a CDS encoding FeoA family protein, giving the protein MRSTKRLTLYQGKKGDFIRITDIFLEGVMRRRLLDLGFVPGAIIEVLKKSPLGDPIAFRVSQTTIALRKEESSKIEGELISNDEPN; this is encoded by the coding sequence ATGCGTTCGACCAAGAGGTTGACCTTATATCAAGGGAAAAAAGGTGATTTCATCCGTATTACTGATATATTTTTAGAAGGTGTAATGAGAAGAAGGTTATTAGACTTAGGGTTTGTACCAGGAGCTATAATTGAAGTTTTGAAGAAAAGTCCGCTTGGAGATCCAATTGCTTTTCGAGTGAGTCAAACAACAATTGCATTAAGGAAAGAAGAAAGTTCTAAAATTGAAGGCGAGTTGATCAGCAATGACGAACCCAATTAG
- a CDS encoding spore germination protein: protein MKAYLPGRMISNKEGDIRSIKEVMQNTVDLIIKNIPLSEKNSKKPHFITVLYLSNLADPTPIFDKLLQLKLENNTHYAIEENVIEEMLKIKNTTQVKTVGDVVDQLIYGATVFLFSNQIGISIDSLDIETRSIKEPDNEVTVKGPHDGFTESLQNNIGLIRFHLPTPKLKIDYLHLGKVSKQKIAIVSVTDCVDPQILAQVHQKIKNIQLDAVLDSHYLSESLTDYRQTIFPLTESTERPDRVVESLIYGRIAILVNGSPSVVLIPYVFLQTFQSSEDNYWHYFVSSILRVTRLICGLITLFLSGFFISAVSFHHEFLPTAFLLSVAQGREPIAYPVIVEVLMMEVTFEILREAGVRLPRQTGQAVSIVGALVLGQAAVQAGIISPITVIIVSLSGICSFTLTAQNAGYALRMLRFLVIFSSGFLGFIGLVFVGMLILIHLASLNSFGVPYLHPFRFSQLKDLLMRRHMNRKKNSYFTK, encoded by the coding sequence ATGAAAGCCTATCTTCCTGGACGTATGATTAGTAATAAAGAAGGAGATATACGTTCAATCAAAGAAGTAATGCAAAATACGGTTGATTTAATTATCAAAAACATTCCATTGAGTGAGAAAAATTCAAAAAAACCTCATTTTATCACTGTTTTGTATCTATCAAATTTAGCAGATCCAACTCCAATTTTTGATAAACTATTACAACTAAAATTGGAGAATAACACGCATTATGCTATTGAAGAAAATGTTATAGAAGAAATGTTAAAAATAAAAAATACAACTCAAGTAAAAACAGTAGGAGACGTAGTTGATCAATTAATTTATGGAGCTACAGTATTTTTATTTTCAAACCAAATAGGAATATCGATTGACTCCTTAGACATAGAGACACGTTCCATAAAGGAACCCGATAATGAGGTAACTGTAAAAGGTCCACATGACGGCTTTACCGAGTCATTACAAAATAATATCGGATTAATTCGATTTCATTTACCTACCCCCAAACTAAAAATTGATTATTTACACTTAGGCAAGGTAAGCAAACAAAAAATCGCTATTGTTTCGGTAACTGACTGTGTAGATCCACAAATTCTAGCTCAAGTGCATCAGAAAATTAAAAATATCCAGCTTGATGCGGTTTTAGATAGCCATTATCTATCGGAAAGCTTAACTGACTATAGACAAACCATTTTTCCATTAACCGAATCAACAGAAAGACCAGATCGGGTCGTTGAGTCATTAATATATGGAAGGATAGCCATTCTTGTTAACGGTTCTCCTTCAGTCGTTCTTATTCCTTATGTTTTCCTTCAGACTTTCCAATCTAGCGAGGATAACTATTGGCATTATTTTGTTTCTTCTATATTACGCGTTACCCGGTTGATTTGTGGACTCATTACGCTATTTTTGTCAGGATTTTTTATTTCAGCCGTTAGCTTTCATCATGAGTTTCTTCCAACTGCTTTTTTATTGAGCGTCGCACAAGGGCGGGAACCTATTGCCTATCCAGTTATTGTTGAGGTTTTGATGATGGAAGTAACATTTGAAATTTTACGAGAAGCAGGAGTTCGCTTGCCTCGTCAAACTGGACAAGCGGTTAGTATCGTAGGTGCTCTTGTATTGGGACAAGCAGCGGTTCAGGCTGGAATTATTAGTCCCATAACAGTTATTATCGTTTCTTTATCAGGTATTTGTTCTTTTACCCTTACTGCACAAAATGCTGGATATGCCCTTCGTATGCTTAGATTTTTAGTTATATTCTCTTCAGGATTTCTAGGTTTTATTGGTTTGGTATTTGTGGGCATGTTAATTCTTATACATTTGGCTTCTCTAAATTCCTTTGGTGTGCCGTATCTTCATCCATTTCGTTTTTCTCAATTAAAGGACTTGCTGATGCGTCGCCACATGAACAGGAAAAAGAATTCATATTTCACAAAATGA
- a CDS encoding GerAB/ArcD/ProY family transporter, translating into MEGSQISNRQLMILITLITVSSPIFFLPAEVTKGAGRDGWYMVIFSGLIGMFIVMIFVSLVRIFPKKSLVQINQEVFGRFLGGIINVVMLFYFVDLGSWVLREFVEFLLANIEPSTPLFVYLIIGMVMSAYTIFCGLGTFVRVSEVIFPVELLTYISIALLTLNLVHFEYLLPVLENGLIKPLIHSVPTITFFGDIVCISMLINYVKTTKRTSLFAIAGMGVTVFLFLLTVLSSILVMGAEATSKETYPIFSLISNISIGGVIDRFDVIVVSFWMIGLYVKITSYLWASTEAACQIFSIRDRRYIIFPIVLVYIVSARYKVDGYTDLTTFYSEHGMYFLTFQALVPLLILLFALIKQKWKRNKVVTS; encoded by the coding sequence ATGGAAGGATCCCAGATTTCAAACAGACAACTCATGATTTTGATTACTCTAATTACAGTCTCTTCACCTATTTTTTTCTTACCCGCAGAGGTAACGAAGGGAGCGGGAAGAGACGGATGGTATATGGTTATTTTTTCAGGCTTAATAGGGATGTTCATTGTCATGATATTTGTATCGCTTGTACGGATATTCCCTAAAAAAAGTCTAGTTCAAATAAATCAAGAAGTTTTCGGGAGGTTCTTAGGGGGAATTATTAATGTAGTGATGCTTTTTTATTTCGTAGATTTAGGTTCATGGGTTTTACGTGAGTTCGTAGAATTTTTATTGGCCAACATTGAACCTTCAACGCCGTTATTCGTTTATCTAATAATCGGGATGGTCATGTCTGCCTATACTATATTTTGTGGACTAGGAACCTTTGTACGTGTCTCAGAAGTTATTTTTCCAGTTGAGCTCTTAACATATATTAGTATTGCCCTTCTGACTTTAAATTTAGTTCACTTTGAATACCTCCTTCCAGTTTTAGAAAATGGTTTGATTAAGCCCCTGATTCATTCTGTTCCCACCATTACATTCTTTGGAGATATAGTGTGTATTTCCATGTTGATAAATTATGTAAAAACAACGAAGCGTACATCTTTATTTGCAATAGCTGGGATGGGGGTTACTGTTTTTTTATTCTTATTAACCGTGTTAAGTTCCATTTTAGTAATGGGAGCTGAAGCCACCTCAAAAGAAACATATCCTATATTTTCGTTAATTTCAAATATAAGTATAGGCGGTGTCATTGATCGGTTTGATGTAATAGTCGTTTCTTTTTGGATGATAGGTCTGTATGTAAAAATAACATCGTATTTGTGGGCAAGCACAGAAGCTGCGTGTCAAATTTTTTCTATTAGAGATCGTCGATATATAATTTTCCCCATTGTGTTAGTCTATATTGTTTCTGCACGATATAAGGTTGATGGATATACAGATCTGACTACATTTTATTCTGAGCATGGGATGTATTTCTTAACATTTCAGGCATTGGTTCCGCTGCTCATCCTGCTTTTTGCCCTTATAAAACAAAAGTGGAAACGAAATAAAGTAGTTACTTCATAG
- a CDS encoding Ger(x)C family spore germination protein: MNSRKYNWVYILLCTIVLTGCWGHQEINEVILVQTTGIDKGKNNKVKLTIEFLKITGSSQGPSGLMGKKLYLSQDGDTLFEAARKLREKSSRSVFWGHSSVIIFGKDVAEEGLKKQVDILYRQRHFRQSALIFVASGSAEEIIKSKVVQENLVSTSLKGLMKSQNLTSTIKKTTLQTVYSDLVNEYRELTIPAIFINSKTEKGLLKTTGLYGFRNDRLVSFIDASFTKQYLRLINEAKSAVETLNEGKGKFITFENLNSHTNIEPSLSQGKPAISIEIFANFNIADVHGDFNEITPAKIASWEKKLNQKIKKEVEEFLDYTKTENLDLIGIGESIHRKYPERWKKINKDWKNLYPKLDYSIEVKSSINHTYLLNDSL, translated from the coding sequence ATGAATTCGCGCAAGTATAATTGGGTATATATTCTATTATGTACCATTGTACTAACAGGCTGCTGGGGACATCAGGAAATAAACGAAGTAATATTGGTACAAACTACAGGAATTGATAAGGGAAAGAATAACAAAGTAAAGCTTACGATTGAATTTTTGAAAATAACCGGTTCTTCTCAAGGTCCATCCGGATTGATGGGAAAAAAGTTGTATCTTAGTCAGGATGGAGATACCTTGTTTGAAGCAGCAAGGAAATTAAGAGAAAAATCATCTCGTTCGGTCTTTTGGGGGCATTCTAGTGTCATCATTTTTGGAAAAGATGTAGCTGAAGAAGGACTTAAAAAACAAGTGGATATCCTATATCGCCAAAGACACTTTCGCCAATCAGCACTTATTTTTGTTGCTTCTGGAAGTGCTGAAGAAATTATTAAATCTAAAGTTGTCCAAGAAAACTTGGTCTCTACCAGTTTGAAAGGATTGATGAAATCACAAAATCTTACTAGTACAATAAAAAAAACAACGTTACAAACGGTCTATTCTGATTTAGTAAATGAATATAGAGAATTAACAATCCCTGCGATTTTTATAAATAGTAAAACAGAAAAAGGGCTTTTAAAAACAACTGGATTATATGGATTTAGAAATGATCGCTTAGTATCTTTTATCGATGCTTCTTTTACCAAACAATATCTTCGCTTAATAAATGAAGCAAAATCAGCTGTAGAAACTTTGAATGAAGGTAAAGGTAAATTTATAACATTTGAGAACTTAAATAGTCACACCAATATTGAACCTTCCCTATCACAAGGAAAACCCGCGATATCCATAGAAATATTCGCTAATTTTAATATTGCGGATGTACATGGAGATTTTAATGAGATTACACCTGCAAAAATTGCTAGTTGGGAAAAAAAGTTGAATCAGAAAATAAAGAAAGAAGTAGAAGAGTTTTTGGATTATACAAAAACTGAAAACTTAGACCTAATTGGTATTGGAGAATCAATCCATAGGAAATACCCTGAAAGATGGAAGAAAATAAACAAAGACTGGAAAAATCTTTATCCCAAGCTTGATTATTCTATTGAGGTTAAGAGTAGTATTAACCATACTTATTTATTAAACGACAGTCTGTGA
- the crcB gene encoding fluoride efflux transporter CrcB, whose translation MIWLIGVGGSFGALLRYLIGDLINNRSKGTFPLGTWIINLTGSLLLGLLAKLHITNQIQDWVWFLFGIGFCGAFTTFSTFSYETVKLLLEKQYKIAFIYVITSVFFSVTGAAIVFFI comes from the coding sequence ATGATTTGGCTTATTGGAGTAGGCGGCTCATTTGGGGCATTGTTAAGGTATTTAATAGGTGACCTTATTAATAATAGATCAAAAGGTACTTTTCCATTAGGAACATGGATCATAAACCTAACTGGGTCACTATTATTGGGATTGCTTGCAAAATTACATATAACAAACCAAATCCAAGATTGGGTATGGTTTTTGTTTGGAATAGGGTTCTGCGGGGCTTTTACAACCTTTTCAACATTTAGTTATGAAACCGTTAAACTTCTTCTAGAAAAACAATATAAAATAGCATTCATTTATGTTATAACATCAGTATTTTTTAGTGTGACAGGAGCTGCAATTGTATTTTTTATATAA
- the crcB gene encoding fluoride efflux transporter CrcB — protein MNILLVMIGGFFGAITRYGIGEWIHINNGFPFGTFCINLTGSLVLGWLLTFISQRRKGMKRLSLFVGTGFLGSYTTFSTFSVETINLIANKEYFFAILYVFLSVALGLVFAFLGYKLAILNNKEKVDVL, from the coding sequence TTGAATATTCTATTGGTGATGATTGGCGGATTTTTTGGTGCTATAACTAGATACGGCATCGGAGAATGGATACATATTAATAATGGATTTCCATTCGGAACATTTTGCATAAATCTTACAGGCTCTCTAGTTCTTGGGTGGCTCTTAACATTTATAAGTCAAAGAAGAAAAGGTATGAAAAGATTGTCATTATTTGTTGGTACAGGATTTCTAGGATCTTATACAACTTTCTCTACCTTTTCAGTGGAAACCATTAATTTAATTGCAAATAAAGAATATTTTTTTGCAATCCTGTATGTTTTTTTAAGTGTCGCCTTAGGATTAGTCTTTGCTTTTCTTGGATATAAATTAGCTATATTAAATAATAAAGAAAAAGTTGATGTCTTATGA
- a CDS encoding VOC family protein → MAINVYLNFNGNCREAAEFYAEVFGTEKPQFMTFGESPQDPNYPLPDEAKDLIMHTRLNIDGSNVMFSDTFPGMPFVEGNNISLAIVNKDLDGLKSTFEKLKVGGTVAMELQETFWSKCYGQLTDKFGINWQFNFESEEM, encoded by the coding sequence TTGGCTATTAATGTCTATCTTAATTTTAATGGTAATTGCCGAGAAGCAGCAGAGTTTTACGCAGAGGTTTTTGGAACAGAGAAACCACAATTTATGACTTTTGGTGAATCACCTCAAGATCCTAATTATCCCCTTCCAGATGAGGCAAAAGATTTAATCATGCATACTCGACTTAATATTGATGGCAGCAACGTAATGTTTTCTGATACTTTTCCAGGAATGCCGTTTGTTGAAGGCAACAATATCAGCCTTGCCATTGTCAATAAAGATCTAGATGGTTTAAAATCTACTTTCGAGAAACTTAAAGTTGGTGGTACTGTTGCCATGGAACTTCAAGAAACATTTTGGAGCAAATGTTATGGACAATTAACTGATAAATTCGGTATTAATTGGCAATTCAACTTCGAAAGTGAAGAAATGTAA
- a CDS encoding YqcI/YcgG family protein — translation MTLLQNSQLEELSKKSWQYHAYNHFKNKIIDKEKLFPCIPATQAFSLNHLRYGFVGSPIRPETSKELAELLKDYSINYKDFGKYTSLIVFFNTPQELKLKSSVEDFEVFFWQHLINLNNLDEVQWPVKIPKNPDNPFWEFCFHGEQYFMYCATPAHKNRKSRYSPYMLLAITPRSALMEFNTNEQYALKVKNQIRSRLKDYDTLPIHSSLNSYGKKDNFEWKQYYLHDDHTELIQCPFIKRNNN, via the coding sequence ATGACTTTACTACAAAATTCACAACTTGAAGAGCTTTCAAAAAAGTCTTGGCAATATCATGCCTATAATCATTTTAAAAATAAAATAATCGATAAAGAGAAGCTTTTCCCCTGTATACCAGCCACTCAGGCATTTTCATTAAACCATTTAAGATACGGGTTTGTTGGTAGTCCTATAAGACCCGAAACTTCCAAGGAACTGGCAGAATTACTAAAAGATTATTCGATTAACTATAAAGACTTCGGAAAATATACATCACTCATTGTCTTTTTTAATACTCCCCAAGAATTGAAATTAAAATCCAGTGTAGAAGACTTCGAAGTATTTTTTTGGCAACATCTAATAAATTTAAATAACCTTGATGAAGTACAATGGCCAGTAAAGATTCCTAAAAACCCAGATAATCCTTTTTGGGAGTTTTGTTTTCACGGTGAGCAATATTTTATGTACTGTGCTACTCCCGCTCATAAAAATAGAAAAAGCAGATATTCCCCTTATATGTTATTAGCTATAACCCCTCGATCTGCGCTAATGGAATTTAATACAAATGAACAATATGCACTTAAAGTAAAAAATCAGATTCGAAGCAGATTAAAAGATTATGATACATTACCAATCCACTCTTCCTTAAATAGCTATGGAAAAAAAGACAATTTTGAATGGAAACAATATTATTTACATGATGATCATACTGAATTAATACAATGTCCATTTATAAAAAGGAACAATAATTAA
- a CDS encoding GtrA family protein translates to MNSLTLILEKYLKRTNSFIRFLLVGIMNTLTGLSIMLLLLNVIGLSYWLSTFIGNSAGAFVSYFLNRSFTFQSESKITKSLPRFIAVILVCYFISFTVSHTAAEIISDISFFGYIFLSKENLAVIIGTGFYTVMNYFGQKHLVFN, encoded by the coding sequence ATGAACTCTTTAACCCTGATTTTGGAAAAATATCTGAAACGAACTAATTCTTTTATTCGTTTTTTGCTCGTTGGAATCATGAATACATTGACAGGTCTTTCAATTATGCTTTTGCTATTAAATGTAATTGGGTTATCTTATTGGCTATCGACATTTATTGGAAATAGTGCAGGCGCATTTGTAAGTTATTTCTTAAACCGAAGCTTTACATTCCAAAGTGAATCGAAAATAACAAAAAGCCTACCCCGTTTTATTGCAGTCATTCTTGTTTGTTACTTCATTTCATTCACAGTTAGTCACACTGCAGCAGAAATCATATCCGATATCTCTTTCTTTGGTTACATTTTCCTTTCTAAAGAAAATCTAGCTGTTATTATTGGAACAGGATTTTATACAGTAATGAACTATTTCGGGCAGAAGCATCTCGTGTTTAATTAA
- a CDS encoding glycosyltransferase family 2 protein, with protein MKSPVLTIVVPCYNEQEVLPETILQLSSFLGEMVKEELVSEKSKILFVDDGSKDHTWQIIYKSSLKNEMIRGLKLSRNVGHQNALIAGLMTARKASDCVISIDADLQDDIHTIREFLIKFQEGYDIVYGVRRRRDTDTFFKRNSAQGFYNLMKKMGVDLIYNHADFRLMSKRALDELSRYEEVNLFLRGIIPLLGLRSTTIYYDRKQRLAGETKYPLKKMLAFSFEGITSFSITPIRLVLVIGFMSFCISFLFGAYFLGLKFFGHTEMGWTSLITSIWLIGGLQLIAIGLIGEYIGKIYSETKRRPKFMIDIDTFNMPIPRHIINDGGNENELFNPDFGKISETN; from the coding sequence ATGAAAAGTCCAGTGCTTACTATCGTCGTTCCATGTTACAACGAACAAGAGGTTCTTCCAGAAACCATTTTACAGCTAAGCAGCTTTCTAGGCGAAATGGTGAAGGAGGAACTTGTTTCGGAAAAAAGTAAAATCTTGTTCGTAGATGACGGAAGCAAGGATCATACTTGGCAGATCATTTACAAAAGCAGCTTAAAAAATGAGATGATCCGGGGACTGAAGCTATCAAGAAATGTAGGACATCAGAATGCACTTATTGCCGGACTCATGACCGCTAGAAAAGCATCGGACTGTGTGATTTCTATTGATGCTGATCTTCAAGATGATATACATACCATTCGAGAGTTTCTTATTAAATTTCAAGAAGGATATGACATTGTCTACGGCGTCAGACGCCGAAGGGATACCGATACTTTTTTCAAAAGGAATTCTGCCCAAGGCTTTTACAATTTAATGAAAAAAATGGGTGTGGATCTCATTTATAATCACGCCGACTTCCGTTTAATGAGTAAGAGGGCACTTGATGAACTCAGTCGCTATGAAGAGGTAAATCTGTTTCTGAGAGGTATTATTCCTCTTTTAGGACTAAGATCAACAACGATTTACTATGATAGAAAGCAGAGGCTGGCAGGGGAAACAAAATATCCATTAAAAAAGATGCTTGCATTCTCTTTTGAAGGTATTACTTCTTTTTCTATCACTCCTATTCGATTAGTATTGGTCATTGGGTTTATGTCTTTTTGTATTAGTTTCTTGTTCGGAGCATATTTTTTAGGATTAAAATTTTTTGGACATACAGAAATGGGCTGGACCTCCTTAATTACATCTATCTGGCTAATAGGAGGGCTTCAGTTGATCGCGATAGGATTAATAGGGGAATATATAGGGAAAATATATAGTGAGACGAAGCGCAGACCGAAATTTATGATTGATATAGATACATTTAATATGCCGATACCCCGACATATCATAAATGACGGAGGTAATGAAAATGAACTCTTTAACCCTGATTTTGGAAAAATATCTGAAACGAACTAA
- a CDS encoding DUF6044 family protein — protein sequence MLKQKQYVEQRFIIFALLAIAIFVSPLFILGEDAHIRVHDNLDSNLAWYKVLSESGQLTGSVHARIPQVINGYLSRNAFGTEYSLIVWLYELFPTMVAYALSQTVTRFVAFLGMYLLLKAHFLKGRGWETLAINIGTSLAFAFTPFWPSGMLSTLGMPLALWAFLNIRKGEKMWKSYVVLTLLPLYSSIVLGFFFFLSAMGLFWLSDVIRRKGFNWRFLLSIAYMTIIYIIVEYRLVYSFLFDDEPNSRDEYFHARLSFWQCIRLTFKNYIFGHTHVATIHTIIILPVMLIAFFIVIRKGLWKEEKEFVFLFFLNFVLSAWYAFWFYKGWLPLTERFHFMDTFNFARYHFLRPLVIYVLFAISLKILLKINWTWAVPVFIAAQIFVVSLTNEEIIFQNKPTVRQFFAEEQFNDIKEFIGIPQEEYRVASIGIHPAIAQYNGFYTLDTYNNFYPLSYKYQFRRVIEKELAKNKTIRTYFDEWGGRCYIFTKELGKHYMFKKHSKRRLKNLELNMAPFKEMGGTYIFSAIPIDNASDNDLNLEKIFESKSSAWKIYLYKAI from the coding sequence TTGCTGAAACAAAAACAATATGTCGAGCAAAGATTCATTATATTTGCCTTGCTCGCAATAGCTATATTTGTATCCCCGCTCTTTATTTTAGGGGAGGACGCACATATACGTGTTCATGATAATTTAGATTCCAATCTTGCGTGGTATAAGGTTCTTTCGGAAAGTGGTCAATTAACCGGTTCTGTTCATGCAAGAATTCCGCAAGTAATTAATGGATATTTATCTCGAAATGCATTTGGGACAGAATACAGTTTAATCGTTTGGCTGTATGAATTGTTTCCAACTATGGTTGCATATGCATTAAGCCAGACGGTAACAAGATTCGTTGCTTTTTTAGGGATGTATTTACTATTGAAAGCTCATTTTCTTAAAGGAAGAGGATGGGAGACATTAGCTATTAATATTGGCACCTCGCTAGCGTTTGCATTTACTCCTTTTTGGCCATCAGGTATGTTAAGCACACTTGGAATGCCTTTAGCATTATGGGCTTTCTTGAATATCCGAAAGGGAGAAAAAATGTGGAAAAGCTATGTTGTGCTAACTCTTCTTCCACTTTATTCAAGTATCGTATTAGGTTTTTTCTTTTTTTTAAGTGCAATGGGGCTTTTTTGGTTATCTGATGTAATAAGAAGGAAAGGGTTTAATTGGCGCTTCCTTCTATCAATAGCCTATATGACCATTATTTATATAATCGTAGAATATCGACTTGTTTATTCTTTCTTATTTGATGATGAGCCAAACAGCAGAGATGAATATTTTCACGCAAGATTGTCTTTTTGGCAGTGTATCCGTCTAACATTCAAAAATTATATTTTTGGCCACACTCATGTTGCGACAATACATACTATTATAATCCTGCCAGTTATGCTGATTGCATTTTTTATCGTTATTAGAAAAGGGTTGTGGAAGGAAGAAAAGGAGTTTGTATTTCTTTTTTTTCTAAATTTCGTTTTATCTGCATGGTATGCATTTTGGTTTTATAAAGGCTGGCTTCCATTAACAGAACGTTTTCATTTTATGGATACATTCAATTTTGCCCGCTACCATTTTTTAAGACCTCTAGTCATTTATGTTTTGTTTGCCATTTCTTTAAAAATACTGCTGAAAATAAATTGGACGTGGGCTGTTCCAGTCTTTATTGCTGCACAGATTTTCGTTGTTTCATTAACAAATGAAGAGATAATATTTCAAAATAAACCAACAGTTAGACAATTTTTTGCTGAGGAGCAATTTAATGATATTAAAGAATTTATAGGGATCCCTCAAGAGGAATATCGAGTTGCGAGCATTGGTATCCATCCTGCTATTGCGCAATATAACGGATTCTACACCCTCGACACCTATAATAATTTTTACCCATTAAGCTATAAATATCAGTTTAGAAGAGTTATCGAGAAAGAACTTGCAAAAAACAAAACGATTCGAACTTATTTTGATGAATGGGGCGGGAGATGCTATATATTTACAAAAGAGCTAGGTAAACACTATATGTTTAAGAAACATTCAAAAAGGCGGCTGAAGAACCTTGAACTTAATATGGCTCCATTTAAGGAAATGGGAGGCACTTATATTTTCTCAGCCATCCCTATTGATAATGCATCTGACAACGATTTGAATTTAGAAAAAATTTTTGAATCAAAAAGCTCTGCGTGGAAAATCTACCTATATAAAGCCATTTAA
- the galE gene encoding UDP-glucose 4-epimerase GalE — MAILVTGGAGYIGSHTVYFLLKQGLEVIVIDNLQTGHLKAVHPNAKFYEGDIRSPKFLEDVFSKERIEAVFHFAASSLVGESIKEPLKYYDTNVCGTLNLLESMGRFGINFLVFSSSAAVYGKAKVLPIIESSPLHPTNPYGETKLAMERMIKWWGNAYGTHYVSLRYFNAAGAMGTGDIGEDHTPETHLIPIVLQTALGKRDSVTIFGDNFSTKDGTCIRDYIHVEDLAEAHLLALNYLQHGGENNVFNLGSKIGYSVREVIKTAVEVTGENIHVIIGERRKGDPAELVASSEKAEKILGWKPKKMMNQIIKDAWEWHQRYPEGYNDKRYSIVRPTKTHTN; from the coding sequence GTGGCGATTTTAGTAACGGGCGGTGCAGGTTATATTGGTTCACATACTGTCTATTTTCTGCTGAAGCAAGGTTTAGAGGTAATCGTAATAGATAATTTGCAAACAGGACACTTAAAAGCAGTTCATCCAAATGCAAAATTTTATGAAGGTGATATTCGCTCACCGAAATTCCTTGAAGATGTTTTTTCAAAAGAAAGAATTGAGGCTGTCTTTCATTTTGCAGCATCTTCCCTTGTTGGAGAATCTATTAAGGAGCCGCTAAAGTATTATGATACAAATGTATGTGGGACTTTGAACTTATTAGAATCGATGGGCAGGTTCGGTATAAATTTCCTCGTTTTCTCATCTTCTGCGGCAGTATATGGGAAGGCTAAAGTTTTACCTATTATTGAGAGTTCTCCACTTCACCCAACTAATCCATATGGAGAGACAAAACTGGCTATGGAAAGAATGATTAAATGGTGGGGGAATGCTTATGGAACTCATTACGTTTCCCTTCGTTATTTCAATGCAGCTGGGGCGATGGGAACAGGAGATATAGGGGAGGATCACACGCCTGAAACACATTTAATTCCGATTGTCCTACAAACTGCATTAGGAAAAAGAGATTCTGTTACAATATTTGGGGACAATTTTTCGACTAAGGATGGAACATGTATACGTGATTACATCCATGTAGAAGATTTGGCAGAAGCTCACCTGCTTGCACTCAACTATTTACAACATGGAGGTGAAAATAATGTATTTAATCTAGGCAGTAAAATTGGATATTCAGTTAGAGAAGTAATAAAAACAGCAGTTGAGGTAACTGGGGAAAATATTCATGTGATAATAGGGGAAAGAAGGAAGGGGGATCCTGCAGAATTGGTAGCTTCTTCGGAAAAAGCTGAAAAAATATTAGGTTGGAAGCCTAAGAAAATGATGAACCAAATCATTAAAGATGCGTGGGAATGGCATCAAAGATATCCTGAAGGCTATAATGACAAACGATATTCAATAGTACGCCCAACCAAAACTCATACTAATTAG
- a CDS encoding YndM family protein produces MKHVKALAIKFISCFVLLYIILGVFYGMSFWGVFIVSFGLVFVSYTLGDLLILPRTNNIVATLADFVMSIFIIWLMIYSLTFANNLFMRSLIASAGIAIFEFFFHKYMTIQVINNTQISTINPLKVQFQTEASEELTPNRTELKKMDDENNK; encoded by the coding sequence ATGAAGCATGTTAAAGCATTGGCCATAAAGTTTATTTCATGTTTTGTCCTTTTATATATTATTCTCGGTGTATTTTATGGAATGTCCTTTTGGGGAGTGTTCATTGTTTCGTTCGGTTTAGTCTTTGTTTCCTATACTTTAGGAGACTTGCTCATTTTGCCGCGAACAAATAATATTGTTGCAACCTTAGCAGATTTTGTAATGTCCATATTTATCATTTGGCTCATGATCTATAGTCTAACCTTTGCTAATAACTTATTTATGAGGTCACTTATCGCATCAGCAGGCATTGCAATTTTCGAATTCTTCTTTCACAAATATATGACGATTCAAGTTATTAATAATACACAAATTAGCACGATTAACCCTTTAAAAGTGCAATTTCAGACCGAAGCTTCAGAAGAACTGACACCTAATAGAACAGAATTGAAAAAAATGGATGATGAAAATAATAAGTGA